A single genomic interval of Pyrobaculum arsenaticum DSM 13514 harbors:
- a CDS encoding nucleotidyltransferase — MRLDKYKTALKKVAESLEKRGVEFVLVGSAVLPFVYKIDYDPGDVDLFILNKSTVLDNELFEDVAQENDWDMGTSDHGTIYYELIVGGEAVKVDLLENILDIYIPPELLSDLKEVKIDGISIKATGLEQLLVLKAKIATKEAEEFINEVARIVIDQNIKLDYNKIRDYAQAFGEEAEGILKRLRRNGIYVE; from the coding sequence GAGAAAAGAGGCGTGGAGTTCGTGCTAGTGGGAAGCGCCGTACTCCCCTTCGTCTACAAGATAGACTACGACCCAGGCGACGTTGACCTCTTTATTTTAAACAAGTCGACTGTGCTGGACAACGAGCTTTTCGAAGATGTGGCCCAGGAGAACGACTGGGATATGGGCACCTCCGACCACGGAACTATATACTACGAGCTGATTGTGGGAGGCGAGGCTGTGAAGGTCGACCTATTGGAAAACATTCTCGACATATACATACCGCCGGAGCTCCTCTCAGACTTAAAAGAGGTGAAGATAGACGGCATCAGCATCAAGGCTACTGGGCTGGAGCAACTCCTCGTCTTGAAGGCGAAGATCGCCACAAAGGAGGCCGAGGAGTTCATAAACGAGGTAGCTAGGATTGTCATAGATCAAAACATTAAACTCGACTACAACAAGATAAGGGACTACGCCCAGGCATTCGGCGAGGAGGCAGAAGGCATTTTAAAAAGGCTGAGGCGGAACGGCATCTACGTAGAATAA